In Ancylomarina subtilis, the genomic stretch TACATCAATGTTCAGATGACGTTTGATTCTTCGCCCTCCGGATTCCTCCATGCCTTTCCAGTTGTTGAAAGATTCTGAAACCAGGGCGTAGGTTGGAATTGTACTAATAGTTTTATCCCAATTTTGAACTTTTACAGTATTCAGACTTATATCGATAACGGTTCCATCTGCGTTTTTTGATGGCATGCTGATCCAGTCGCCAATGCTCACCATTTTATTTGCTGACAGTTGAATGGAAGCTACGAATCCTAAAATGGTATCCTTAAAAACCAAGATGAGAACAGCTGCAAAGGCACCCATTGTACCTAAAATATAAATAGGCGTTTTTCCAATAAGAATACCAATAATTGAGATACATCCCATGACATAGAAAAAAATCTTAATGATTTGAATATAGCCTTTTATGGGACGGGTTTTACTTACCGGAAGTGTGTTGTAAATATCATTTGTTGCGCTAAAAAATGAATCGATGAGCATCACGGTTATGATAATCATATAGATCTGAGTGGCATGCTGAATAAACAGCCCTGTTGGCTCATGTGAAATCATCCCAGCACTGATGTTAATAATAATAGCGGGTGCAAAATGAGAGATTTTATTAAAAACCTTTCTTTCCAAAAGAATATCATCCCAGTGGGTTTTGGTTTTTCGAACCAACTTGGTAATAATTGTAATTAAAACTTTTCTTGAAATGACATCGGAGAGCCAAGCCAGAATTAAAACTATAACAACAGCAATGGTGGATTGAAGTATAACAGCATAATTCTCTGCAATACCGTGGTTGATTAACCAATCTTTTAGGTGGATTCCTAGTAATTCTTTCATGTTTATCGGTCTAAAAACGAGTTGTTTTGATCAGATCAATGATAAAACGGATTAATTTGTAATATAAAAACAAATATATCCAATCAGCTTATTATAATGAAACATATGGGAGATTAGTTCGAAGCTCGATGAATTTGTCTTTTAAAATAATCTACAAGGAGCTGAAAAAGATCATTTATTTAGCCCGATGATTCGCTTATCTTTATACCAACCTTAAATATACAACTATGATACGATTATTAAGACTAACATGCCTGTTGCTGATTTTTGCAACTAAACTGAGTTTTGCCTCGGTTGATTTTGATACTTACTTTGAAAACAAAACCTTGCGGGTTGATTATTTATTGGGAGGTAATGCCAATGAACAAACGGTTTTTTTACAGCAAATAAAAAAGGAATCGTTTTGGGGAGGTACAACAAAGAACCTTGTTGATAGCTTTAATTATGGCAATTTTCGTTTTAAATTGATTGACAAAGCTTCAGAAACTTTAATTTATTCCAGAGGATTTGGATCCTTGTTTCAGGAGTGGCAAGCTACGCCGGAAGCTAAAACGCTGAACCGATCCTATTATCAGGTTAATGTGATGCCATTTCCAAAGCATAAAGCCCAATTTGTCATTGATTATAGAAACAGAGATGGTGTTTATGTCAAGTTGTTTGAGTACGAAATTGATCCTGAAAATTATTTTATTCTTGAAGAAAAGGCCATGGATGTCAATTCCAGTAAGCTGATGGGGAAAGGTAAAGCAAGTGAAAGCATTGATATCGCTTTTATTGCCGAAGGTTATACTCAGGAAGAAATGGGTAAATTTCGAGCTGATGTTGAACGAATTGCAGGTTATGTTTTAAATGTAGAACCGTTTAAATCTTATGCTGATCGATTTAATATTTACGCTTTGGAATCTGTTTCTGAAGATTCGGGACCAGATATACCAGGGCAGCACATTTATAAGAATACTGTTCTTAATTCAACGTTTTACACATTTGATTCTGAGCGTTATCTAACGACTTCAGATTTAAAAACGATGCACGATATTGCTGCCAATGTACCTTATGATCATATTTTCGTATTGATAAATACAGATAAATATGGAGGAGCAGGGATCTACAATTATTACACCTCTTGTGCATCAGATCACAAACTGTCGAGAGAAGTTGCCAGTCATGAGTTTGGCCATGGTTTTGTGGGTTTAGCAGATGAATATTATAATGATAGCGTATCGGTTGAAGATTTTTATAATCTGAAAGTTGAGCCTTGGGAACCTAATATCACAACCCTTGTCGATTTTGATCGTAAATGGAAATCGATGTTTGAGAAGGGAATCGTGACACCCACTCCGAGAACGGAAGAGTATGAAGGAAAGGTTGGGCTTTTCGAAGGTGGTGGCTATATGAGTAAAGGCATGTTTTCACCAGTTATGGATTGCAAAATGAAAACAAACAATAAAGACGAATTTTGCCCTGTTTGCCAAAAGGCATGCGAAAGAATGATTCGCTTTACAATTGGGGAATAAACGTTTTCTCAAATATAAAAAAAATGCACTCATTAAGATGAGTGCATTTTTTTTTACAAAGAATAAATACTTTTGGCTATTCTTTATCTTTCTTAGCGAGGCTGTAGAATGTTAGTAAAGCCAGACCTCCAAATAAGAAGATCATAGAGAAATACGAAACTTCTTCGCTCATTCGGGTATATTCTTCAAGAATATTTCCAACTAAAATACCAATAGCTAAACCAATAGCCAGGATTCCATATTTTAAACTCTCCAGAGTTCTATCTTTGGTTGCACTTACCAAAAGTTCAGCGCTAAGCCCTTTTTCAATTAAGGCTTTTCTTTCACGATGACGGTGAACAAGAAAAATGATCAAAGGAATTGTTCCAAATACGATTGCGGGTACAATAATTTCTTCCATACTATAAGTTTTATTGAATGATTAATAATTTTAAATTGATAGCGAAAACTTTATTTTTTTTGCTTTCAACTTTATGACGCCATGTCTGAAGAAAGGGTTACAATAAAAATGAAGTATTTTATTTTGAAAGAATATCTGGTTGTAAATCATTATCTTGCATTTTGTATGTGATGTTTGTTTCATTTTATTTGTAACCAATATGAGATTGGTGCGTCTAATTATTAGTAGTTCGAAACAAATGCAACATTAAAAGTCTTTATGTAGTCTATTGTATAGTGAAGTAGAAATGTGGGAAGAAAAACGTTTCTGAACGAGTTTGTTAATCCAGTTTCTTAAGATTAGAACATGAAATCGAACAAGGATAGCTATTATATACAAAAAATAAAAAATGGTGATGTAGGTGCATATGCCTATTTGGTAGACCGTCATAAAAAGATGGCTTTTAATATTGCTATGCAAATTATAGGGAACAGGGAAGATGCAGAAGAAATAACTCAGGATTCCTTTTTAAAAGCCTATCAGGCTTTAGATTCATATAAGGGAGAGTCAAAATTTTCGACATGGCTTTATCGTATTATATACAATGCATCTATTTCGAAGATGCGAAAAAAAAAATTAGATCAGGTTTCAATTGATGATGATTATACGGCATCGGTAAATGTAAAAACGACGCAATCGGCATTACAGGATTTAACAAATGAGGAGCAGAAACTCTATATTAATAGGGCTCTTAATAAGATGAATGGTGATGAAAAGATAATCATTAGTCTCTTTTATTTGGAAGAGAATTCAATTGATGAGGTTAGTGAAGTAACCGGATTGAGCGTAGCAAACGTCAAAGTTAAATTACATCGATCCCGTAAGAAATTATACGGTATCTTAGAGCAGTTTTTACAGAAGGAGTTAAAGACTATTCTTTAATTGAAGATATCAGAGTACTAAAAATAAACTTGCTTTTTCTAATTGATCAAAACTTAGAACAGATGCAAAAAGAAGATATTTATAAAGACGAATTTATTAAGAAGTTGTTGAGTGATGTTGAGCTTGAAGAGCCGTCTACTGATTTCACAAAGAATGTGATGGATGACGTCATGCAGGATTGGCTCGAAAATTCTGTGAGCGTTAAGAAGAGAATGCCCCTAAAGCGTTTGTTCATACTAATTGCGATTGTTTTATTGGCTGTTGTGATCTTATTAGGGACTGATGTACACAGTATTGTAGCATCTTGGGATCATCCTTTTATTCAGCAGCTCAACGCAATTTTAATAGAGCCGATACACAATTTATTGATGGTGGCATTTAATCGTATTGTGAGTTTACCTCCTATTGTTTATATAATTATGATTGCAGGTTTGTCATTAATTGTATTTGACAATTTGGTGAAAAAAATGTTGCACCAATCCTGATTTTTTAATTAGAAGTGCAAAAAAAATGCTGTGGGTTCATCCAACAGCATTTTTTTATGAGTTATATCCTAGAAAGGAAGATCATCTTCTTCTGGTGCTGGAGGCATATCAGCAGCATTGAATTCAGGCATTTCAGCTGAAGCTGCAGCTTGCATCTTTTCAATTCTCCAGGCTTCAAGATTCGAAAAGTAGTTTACTTTTCCATCTTTTTCCCATTTTCTACCTCTGATGTTGAAAGAAACTTTAATGTTTTCGTTAACAGAAACTGTTTCTAATAAATCACAACGATCTTGAGTTAATTGAAACTTGATGAAATCATTCCATTCTGAATTTCTTTCATTTTCAACCTCAATTACAAATTCTCTTTTCTTAAAACGATCGCTTATTTGTTGTGTATCCTCCTTAAGGATAACCTTGCCGTTAATTTCGAAGTTCATATAAATATCTTTTGCATAGTAAGCAATGTACTTACTGTAGTTTGTTTATTATTTTGGGGTAGAATTATTCTCTGATGATTACGATTTTCTCGATTTTATCACCCATTCTAATTTGATCGATCACCTCAAGACCTTCGAAAACTTTTCCGAAACAAGTGTGCTGACGGTCTAGGTGAGATGTGTTCTCACGACTGTGGCAAATGAAGAATTGAGATCCACCTGTGTTTCTACCAGCATGCGCCATTGAAAGAACACCTCTGTCGTGATATTGGTTATCACCAGTCAATTCACATTTGATTGTATGACCAGGTCCACCAGCACCAGTTCCGTCAGGACATCCGCCTTGGATTACGAAATTCGGAATCACACGGTGAAAAGTTAATCCATCGTAAAATCCTTTTTCGGAAAGATTAACAAAATTTTGAACTGTAGTTGGTGCATCTTTTTCGAAGAATTCCACCTTCATTAAACCTTTCTCGGTATGAATTTCTGCTTGTAACATATCTCTGATTTTTATTGATTTTAACTACTAAAACTGAAGATTGAAAGTACTCATTTTCTTTCAAATAGTCTTTGCCAGATCCAAATTAATTCAAATTGAAAGTGTTCTCTACACTTTGATTATGAGTCTGTTTAAGTGTAAATGCTTAGCAAATAAGAACTTGTCATTTTGATGAGCTATTGTTATTAATCTTGCTCTGTACTTTCTATCAGCCTACAAAGCTAAGAAAAGAATTGTACTCGCAAAAGGAAAAAAAATCCCTTTCCGATATAAATCGAAAAGGGAATATTTTAATAAAGATCCGTTGATACAGATTCTTTAAGGTCTTATCGTTTCTTAAATATTATTTTTTTGCAGGAGCTTCTTCCTTAACAATATCAAGAAGTTCAACTTCAAAAATAAGAGTAGAGTTTGGTCCGATATTAGCACCTGCTCCACGAGCACCATATGCTAAGTCTGAAGGAATATAAAGTTCCCACTTAGAACCAACAGACATCAATTGTAAAGCTTCAGTCCATCCTTTAATAACACGAGTTGGTAAGAAAGTAACTGGCTTACCGCCTTTGTATGAAGAGTCAAACTCTTTACCATCAATAGTTGTTCCACGGTAGTGAACTTTTACTTTCTGATCTTTAGTTGGGATAGCACCTTTACCTTCAGTTAGAACTTTGTATTGAAGTCCGCTTTCAGTTGTTACAACACCTTCTTTTGCTTTGTTTTCCTCAAGAAATTTTTCACCAGCAACTTTGTTTTTCTCAGCTGCTTTGGTCTTAAGTTCTTTGATAAATTTGTTAATAATGGCACCACCAGCACGAGGTTCGATTCTTAAATCTTCTTGAGCTAATGCAGCATTTAAACCTGCTAAAAGAGCATCCTGATTGATCTCTTCAAGGCTGTTTTGCAATAAGTTTCCACCGAAACTGGCACCAATGCTATAGCTTACAGAATCAACCGTTGTGTTCAAAGCCATATTAGTGTCTACTTTTTTATCGCAAGAGCTAAATGCGAATACGCCTAGTCCTAATGCTAGAGTTAATGCTTTTAATTTCATTGTTTTTAATGTTTAGTTTATCTGTAATTAATTATACAATTTCTAATAACTCTACGTCAAAGATAAGAGTGGTGTGTGGGCCGATTAAGTTACCCGCTCCTTGTGCGCCATAAGCAAGGTTTGAAGGAACAAATAGTTTCCATTTCGATCCTAAAGGCATTAACTGAAGTGCTTCAACCCATCCAGCGATTACACCGTTTACTGGGAATACTGCAGGTTCACCACGATTTACAGAGCTATCAAATACAGTTCCGTTAATCAATGTTCCATGGTAGTGACATTTTACGCTATCAGTTGCTTTAGGAATCTCGCCATTACCTTCGGTGATGATTTGGTACTGAAGACCGCTTTCTAGTTCAATTACACCTTCATTTTTCTTATTCTCTTCAAGAAATTTCTTCCCTTCACCAATAGCCTGACCAGCTTGCTCTTCTTGCATTTTAGTGAAAAATTCCTGTAGAATTCCGTTTGCTTCTTCAGGAGATACTTCTGGCATTTTTCCGTTAAATGCTGCATCAAGAGCTTCAACAAATGGCTCAGTGCTTAATGTTTTAACACCTGAAGTAATTAAGTTGCTTGCAATGCTTAAACCAAGGCAATAGCTTACCTTATCTTGTTCTTCTGTATATTTCATCTATTCAAAATTATTCGTCTCAAAAAAGAGTTTAAAATATCAAATTGCAGATTCTAAAACACTTGCAATTGAAATTAATCCTCATTTGGTTTGAGAAATAGTTATTATATTGTTTTTCAGTTAATTATGTTGTTTGAAAAAAACAAAGCCCTAAGTTAATAGTTTTCGATAAGAATGCTAGGAAAGGGGGCGTTTTTTAAGATTTTTTTAAATTTATTGGCTCTCATCTTCGAAATTGAAACCCTCAATTTTTGATGCTCTGAGAATATGATGTTTGCCTGGAGGACCTGCTAGTCTTTTGACTTCAAAACCAGATGCCCGAAGGGCTCTTTTCACAATCCCTTTTGAGCAATAAGTAACTAGACTAGCATCGGTATTGGAACAATTATATATTTTTTTGAAGATATTTTCATGCCATAGCTCAGGCTGAATATCGGGAGCAAAGGCATCAAAATAAATCAGATCATATTTATCTTCCAAAGTAATCTTTTTTAAGTCTCCCTCTATTTTTTTTAGGTTGAAATAGTCAGATATCTGATACGTTTGATTCCATTTAACCTGATGTAATTTGTTAAATAAATCGGTGTTTTTAAAATCAATTTGTTGGGGATAATTCAGGACTTTGAGTTGATCTTCCTCAACGGGGTAGCGTTCTATGCTGTGATATTCAATCAACCTTTTATGAGTCTCAGCTTCAACAAGACTTAGGTAGGCATTGAGACCGGTTCCAAAGCCAATTTCTAAAATACGAATCGGGTTTTTATCAGAAAATCGCAAACCTGCATTTATGTAAACATGTATGGCTTCCTGAATAGCACCATGTGTTGAATGATAATGTTCGTTCAATTCTGGAATAAATATGGTGTGTGAACCATCTTCGGTTAATTTTATTTCTCTTTTCAGCATGGTGGCAATTAATAATGCATAGTACTATGATTCTCTTTTACTGGTCTGATTTTTTTCAGGTTTAATTGGTGAAATGATAACAGCTTGTTGTCGTAATCGACTTGGTAACAAGCTAATCCATTTCTTCTGAAAGGGTAATTCCTGATCATTATCCGGATGACGAAGCAACACGATAATAAACCCAAAAAACAAGAAACTGCCTTTGAGTATACTCGACAGGGTAAGGCCCCACCAAACTGCTGTGACAGGTACAAATTCGTGCTTAAGATACTCTTGAAAAAGTGGTAGGATTTCAACAAGACTATAGGCAAAAATAAATGCAAATGGGATACGTAATATATTTCCGCTTATCCCAATAATGGCTGGAGGCATGGCTTTACCAATGCCATTAAAAGCCCCTGTTGCTGTAATTTCAACGCACATGAAAATTTGTGAATAGCTGAGGATGATTAAATAAACAACACCCATTTTTAAAACAGCAGGTTCGTTTCCTTTTATAAAAAGGCTGAAGACTTCGGCTCCAAAAAAATAAAATAAAGCAGTACTGATTAAGCCTAAAAATGAAGCAATACCTAAAGTGATAAAAAAACCTTTTTGGATTCTGTCCCAACGTTTGGCTCCAAAGTTTTGCCCCGTAAAAGTTCCCAGTGCTGACGAAAAGCCTAAGGCTGTCATCCAGGAAAGAGCTTCAACCTGAGAGCCTATGGATTGTACGGATAAGGGCATACTGTTTCCTTGTGCAATATTATTCATGACTCGTGCAAGAACGATGGCTAATAAGGCAAAACATGCGGATTGTAAAGCAACTGGTCCTCCTATTTTAACGATTGGTGTTAAGAACTGCTTTTGTAATTTGCCTAAATAGTGTTTGGTTGAAAGTGGTTGATATTTTCCTTTTAATAAGAAAATAAATATCCCGAATACCAAAAGCTGAGAACTAACAGTTGCAATTGCTGCTCCTTCAGCACCCATAGCAGGAATAGGTCCCCATCCGAAAATCAGGATTGGATCGATAATCATATTAATAATCAGACCTACAGCATTTACGAAGAAAGGAATTTTTGTTTTGCCTGTTCCATTATAAATAGCTGACAATGTAATGTTAGAATAAGTGAAAGGCATGCCAAGCGCTACAATTCTTAAATATGTAAATGCGGTTTGGTTTACAAAATCACTCTCAATCTGAAACAGACTTATAATTGATCCCGTAAATAACCATACAAGTATCGCAAAACCAATAGAAAGAACTAATGAAAGACCCAAAGCATTTCGAGTGAAGGCTGTGGCTTCATCCATATTCTTGCGTCCTATAGATTGTGAAATGCAAACTTCGGCACCAATTTTAGGAATATACATTAGGGAAGATCCCAGCCATACGAGATAACCAGCCATTCCCACAGCTCCAACAGTTTCGCTCCCTACATTCCCCAACCAGGCCATATCGATCATATTGTAGGCCATTTGTACGAAAGAAGTTGCTATAATAGGAATAGCAAGTTTGAGTATCTGAGAGAATATATTTCCTGAAGTAAGATCTTTTATCCGTGACACAAATTTGACTTTAAGCTGATTAAAATATGAACGAAAGCTTTTTACGTTTGTCTTTGTATAAAAGCTTGTGAAAATAATGTCATGCAAAATTAAGAAATACAAGTAATAATATTGAAAATAGCTCGATTAATTCAGATCTTGTAGCCATTATGAGTGAAGAAATAATCAGGAAAATAATTCATATTGATATGGATGCTTTTTTTGCTTCGGTTGAGCAGAAAGATAATCCTGAACTTAAGGGTAAAGCGGTGGCTGTAGGCGGAGGTGGAGACAGAGGTGTTGTTGCAGCGGCTAGCTATGAAGCGAGAAAATTTGGGGTGCGATCGGCTTTGCCATCTAAAACCGCATTGAAACGCTGCCCACACCTTATTTTTGTGAAGCCTCGCCATTCGAGATACAAGGAGGTTTCGAATCAGATTATGGCTATTTTTCATGAGTTCACCGATTTGGTTGAACCCCTTTCGATTGATGAGGCTTTTCTCGATGTTAGTCAAAATAAGAAAGGTTTACCTTCTGCAACTGCAATAGCTGAAGAAATAAAGCGAAGAATAAAAGAGGAAACAGGTTTGACGGCTTCGGCAGGTATTTCGGTGAATAAGTTTTTGGCTAAAATAGCATCTGATTACCAAAAACCAGATGGCTTATTTGTGATTAAACCCAAAATGGTAGCGTCGTTTATTGAGAAATTGAGCATTGAGAAGTTTTATGGTGTCGGGAAGGTGACGACAGAAAAGATGCATCAGATTGGCATTTTTCATGGGAAAGATTTAAAGAAACGTTCATTATTGGAACTGACCCGTTTGTTTGGAAAGAATGGAGCTTACTACTATAATATTGCCCGTGGAATTGACGATAGAGAGGTAAATCCGAATCGGATCAGGAAATCGGTAAGTACTGAAAATACCTTTCACGATGATATTAGAAGTAAAGAGGAACTTAAAAAAAGGCTGGAAGAGGCCACTTTGGATCTTCATAAACGCTTAAAGAGGACTAAATTTAAAGGCCGAACAATTAGTTTGAAAATCAAGTATAGTAATTTCGAACAAATAACCCGCTCTCGTACAGTTTTGCATGAGATAACGGAATATCGTGAAATTTTAGACCTGTCGAATAAGTTGCTCAATCAGCTCGAGTTGACAGATAGTGTGCGTTTGCTTGGCATCGGGATTTCCAATCAAATGAAACCTAACGAAGTGATCCAATTAACCTTCGATTTTTAGTTTAATGAATGCTGAATTCATATCATTCATTCAGAATGATTTTTCTATTTTTGCATCTCATTAAAAGATTTAAGGATGTTAAAACACCTAAGTTATTTGTTGTGGGCAACTTGCTTAATTTTTGTAGTTGCCTGCTCACCTCAATCTCAGCAAGAAGCCGGGGTTTTTGATACCAATTTTAGTATAGATTCTTGTTTGGATCAGCAAGCTTCGCAGGATACGGCCTTCATTAATTTGATCAGTTTGTATAAAACCGGGATTGATTCTCAGATGAATCAAATCGTATCGGTAAGTTCTGAAGCATTAATGTCGGGTAAGCCAGAGTCTTTATTGAGCAACTATATTGCTGATGCAATGCTTGAAATCGGCAATCAGTATTGCCTTGAAAATCATCTTAGTCATGGTGTCGATTTATCGATTATTAATAATGGTGGTTTGCGAACCAGCCTTCCCAAAGGAACAATAACTACAGGAAAGATGTTTGAACTTTTGCCATTTGAAAACAAACTTGTGATCATTGGTATGAAGGGGGCTGATTTGAAAAATGTTTTGAGATATTTGGCTGCTAAAAAAGGTGAAGGGGTTTCAGGAATAAAGATGGGAATAAAAGACGGGAAAGCTGTCGATGTTAAAATTGGTAGCGAAAAACTGGATTTAAATAAGATTTACCATATCATTAGTATCGACTACCTGGTAAATGGAGGAGATGGAATGAATTCTTTTGATAAACGAGAGAATTTTCGTCATATGCACATGAAATTACGTGAAGCGATTATAGCACATGCCAAGACTTTGTACCAGTCAGGAACTGGAATTAAGTCTGAATTAGATGGGAGGATTTACTATGAGCAATAGAAGAGATTTTTTTAAGAAGTTGGGAATGGGAGGCCTTTTTTTAGGTTTAGGTGGCTATTCATTCAGCTCCAAAGCAGCCAAGAACAAGCTGACGAAAATAACATTGCTACACACGAATGATATGCATTCTCATATCGATCCTTTTCCGGAATCAGATCCGAAGCATCCTGGCTTGGGTGGTTTTGCTCGAATTAATGCCCTGGTTAAAAGAATAAGACGAGAAGAAGAGCACACCTTATTGCTTGATTGTGGTGATATATATCAAGGGACACCTTATTTCAATTTTTTTAAAGGTGAAGCTGAGTTGAAGCTGATGTCAAAGATGGGCTATGATGCAGGTACAATCGGGAATCATGAATTTGATAATGGTCTTGTTGGGATTTCATCTCAGATGAATCATATGAATTTCCCATTTATCAACTCAAATTACGATTTTACGGGAACAGTCTTAGAAGGAAAGATAAATCCGTACAAAATTTTCTTCAAAGACAACATCAAGATTGGTATCTTTGGTTTAGGTGTTGAGTTGGAAGGACTGGTTGCAAGTAAAAATTGTGAGGGGGTTGAATATATTGATCCAATTTATATGGCAGAGAAAATGGTTGCCCTTTTGAAGGATAATGAGAAGTGTGACCTTATTATTTGTTTGTCTCACTTAGGCTATAGCAGCGATACTGATGACATGTGTGATATAAAGTTGGCGAAAAGCACGTCGGGTATTGATGTCATTTTAGGAGGCCATTCGCACACCTTGTTGGAAACTGCAACTCGTGTTCGTAATTTAGATGACAAAGAAGTCGTTATCAATCAGGTTGGATGGGCTGGTATTGCTCTTGGCCGAATTGATTTTTATATCGATAAGGAAGAGGGCATTAAGCTTGCAAGTTCAAGTTTACATTCCATTGATAAAAGATTGGAAGCCTAATGTTTGTATGCGATTCTGATTCGGAATCAAAATTTAAAGTAAATGAAGAACGTCTTTAAGAAGCTGGATAAGTCCAATTTACCTTATGTAGAAGGTGTGCTTTCAATTGTAGCTAATATTTTATTATTTGCACTTAAATATTGGGCCGGAATCGTTACGGGATCTATTGCTATTATGGCTGATGCCTGGCATACGTTGTCTGATAGTTTGAGCTCGGTTATAGTGTTACTGGGTGCAAAATTCTCCAAAAAACCTGCCGATAAAGAGCATCCATTTGGACATGGTCGTGCCGATTTAATTGCAGCTTTTGTCATTGGAATTATGCTGATGCTTGTGGCTTTTGATTTTATTCTGCAATCCTACGATACGCTTAAAAATGGAGAAGGTTCCATGTTTGGCCCTTTGGCTATTTATGTGATGATTGCCTCTGTGATTTTAAAAGAATTGCTGGCTCAGTTTGCTTTCTGGGGGGCACGAAAATCTGAATCGAAGGTATTAAAAGCCGATGCATGGCATCATAGGAGTGATGCGATTTCTTCATTAATTATTTTGATTGGTATCTTTTTGGGTAAGTATTTTTGGTGGCTCGATGGTGCTTTAGGACTTGTTGTTGCTTTATTGATTGGTTACGCAGCCTACGAAATTATTCGCGATTCCATTTACACGCTTTTAGGTGAGAGCCCTTCGGCGGAAATTATCGAAAAGCTAAAACGAACTTGTGAGCGTTGTTATCCTGAAAATTTACATCCGCATCATTTCCATGTTCATTCTTATGGCGATCATAATGAAATTACCTTTCATATTTGTTTGCCTCCTGAAATGTCAATTCGAGAGGCTCATGAAATTGTCGATCATATCGAAAATGAAATCACTAAGGAATATGCTTATTCAGCAACACTTCATATTGATCCTCTTGATGAGGTTGAAACTGAAGGTTTTGATATTGATTAGTTTTCTTAAGTTTTGATGACTTTATTTTCCCGGGCAAAGAAAACGGCAATTATTGCACCGCCAATAACGCACACAGCCCCAATCATTGAAATTGGATCTAAATTTTCAGTCTTGATCCAATTCACTTGAAGACCGGAAAGCACTGCCATTGTGATGAGGGTGATGATGGGATTCAAAGTGACAATGATACTAACTTTGTAGGCCTCGGTATATTTAAAGGCAAAAGCTAAAGAACCATAGGCAACAAGCGTATTTACCCCAAGGAAAATGACGATCAACCAAATGGGGAGGCTTAAATCTGCGAAAGCAGGAAAA encodes the following:
- a CDS encoding peptidylprolyl isomerase, whose amino-acid sequence is MLQAEIHTEKGLMKVEFFEKDAPTTVQNFVNLSEKGFYDGLTFHRVIPNFVIQGGCPDGTGAGGPGHTIKCELTGDNQYHDRGVLSMAHAGRNTGGSQFFICHSRENTSHLDRQHTCFGKVFEGLEVIDQIRMGDKIEKIVIIRE
- a CDS encoding FKBP-type peptidyl-prolyl cis-trans isomerase, yielding MKLKALTLALGLGVFAFSSCDKKVDTNMALNTTVDSVSYSIGASFGGNLLQNSLEEINQDALLAGLNAALAQEDLRIEPRAGGAIINKFIKELKTKAAEKNKVAGEKFLEENKAKEGVVTTESGLQYKVLTEGKGAIPTKDQKVKVHYRGTTIDGKEFDSSYKGGKPVTFLPTRVIKGWTEALQLMSVGSKWELYIPSDLAYGARGAGANIGPNSTLIFEVELLDIVKEEAPAKK
- a CDS encoding DUF3127 domain-containing protein, which gives rise to MNFEINGKVILKEDTQQISDRFKKREFVIEVENERNSEWNDFIKFQLTQDRCDLLETVSVNENIKVSFNIRGRKWEKDGKVNYFSNLEAWRIEKMQAAASAEMPEFNAADMPPAPEEDDLPF
- a CDS encoding mechanosensitive ion channel family protein; the encoded protein is MKELLGIHLKDWLINHGIAENYAVILQSTIAVVIVLILAWLSDVISRKVLITIITKLVRKTKTHWDDILLERKVFNKISHFAPAIIINISAGMISHEPTGLFIQHATQIYMIIITVMLIDSFFSATNDIYNTLPVSKTRPIKGYIQIIKIFFYVMGCISIIGILIGKTPIYILGTMGAFAAVLILVFKDTILGFVASIQLSANKMVSIGDWISMPSKNADGTVIDISLNTVKVQNWDKTISTIPTYALVSESFNNWKGMEESGGRRIKRHLNIDVKSIHFLSDEEIEMAEKVKLISDYIAEKKEEIKKANPENEIPINQKRLTNIGTFRKYIEAYLENHPKIHNDMTFLVRQLQPSEKGLPIEIYVFSNDQEWANYEAIQSDIFDHILAIVPEFNLRVFQNPTGDDFRNLNKI
- a CDS encoding FKBP-type peptidyl-prolyl cis-trans isomerase, translating into MKYTEEQDKVSYCLGLSIASNLITSGVKTLSTEPFVEALDAAFNGKMPEVSPEEANGILQEFFTKMQEEQAGQAIGEGKKFLEENKKNEGVIELESGLQYQIITEGNGEIPKATDSVKCHYHGTLINGTVFDSSVNRGEPAVFPVNGVIAGWVEALQLMPLGSKWKLFVPSNLAYGAQGAGNLIGPHTTLIFDVELLEIV
- a CDS encoding DUF6249 domain-containing protein yields the protein MEEIIVPAIVFGTIPLIIFLVHRHRERKALIEKGLSAELLVSATKDRTLESLKYGILAIGLAIGILVGNILEEYTRMSEEVSYFSMIFLFGGLALLTFYSLAKKDKE
- a CDS encoding M64 family metallopeptidase, whose amino-acid sequence is MIRLLRLTCLLLIFATKLSFASVDFDTYFENKTLRVDYLLGGNANEQTVFLQQIKKESFWGGTTKNLVDSFNYGNFRFKLIDKASETLIYSRGFGSLFQEWQATPEAKTLNRSYYQVNVMPFPKHKAQFVIDYRNRDGVYVKLFEYEIDPENYFILEEKAMDVNSSKLMGKGKASESIDIAFIAEGYTQEEMGKFRADVERIAGYVLNVEPFKSYADRFNIYALESVSEDSGPDIPGQHIYKNTVLNSTFYTFDSERYLTTSDLKTMHDIAANVPYDHIFVLINTDKYGGAGIYNYYTSCASDHKLSREVASHEFGHGFVGLADEYYNDSVSVEDFYNLKVEPWEPNITTLVDFDRKWKSMFEKGIVTPTPRTEEYEGKVGLFEGGGYMSKGMFSPVMDCKMKTNNKDEFCPVCQKACERMIRFTIGE
- a CDS encoding RNA polymerase sigma factor — protein: MKSNKDSYYIQKIKNGDVGAYAYLVDRHKKMAFNIAMQIIGNREDAEEITQDSFLKAYQALDSYKGESKFSTWLYRIIYNASISKMRKKKLDQVSIDDDYTASVNVKTTQSALQDLTNEEQKLYINRALNKMNGDEKIIISLFYLEENSIDEVSEVTGLSVANVKVKLHRSRKKLYGILEQFLQKELKTIL